The following proteins are co-located in the Primulina huaijiensis isolate GDHJ02 unplaced genomic scaffold, ASM1229523v2 scaffold1521, whole genome shotgun sequence genome:
- the LOC140965847 gene encoding protein NETWORKED 1D-like → MAKLSHTDSKRMYSWWWDSHISPKNSKWLQENLTDMDAKVKVMIKLIEEDADSFARRAEMYYKKRPELMRMVEEFYRAYRALAERYDHATGVIRHAQRTMAEAFPNQVPSMFADDSPVFSGTDPRTPCEDAFKQNGEFTDESDTVARRRALKQQLNDPFGSVDKVRKGLNFDETEEIENTRFEKLSKPDEERESEEILKLKEFIAKLESEKETGLVQYQESVDKLSQLELEISQTREDFRVYVDRATKAENEVVILKESLSQLESEKQLKLQEYERSLERLSDLEAIISTAREDTEKSNQRAHVAETEAQSLRVERDKMSVEKDAALGQYLQSLEAISNLENKLRVTEEDASQLKERAEKVESEIEILKQTISKLTDDKEAAALQYQQCLDTISSLEDKLTRAQDEAKLLNLEIDSGVSKLNGAEEKCLLLERSNQSLHSQLESLMLKMGTQTQDLTEKQKELGQIWACLQEERLRFVEAETAFQTLQHLHAQTQEELRSMASELQKRAQLLDVSQTHNQSLQDEVLKVKEENKHLDEFNASSASSIKEMQNEISDLKNSKGKLEEEVEHRVDERNALQQEIYCLKEELNDMQKKHHSVVDQVHMVGLNPVSFGLSVRELQDENSNLKETWDRERRDKEALMAKLEIMEQLLEKNAVLETSLSDLNAELDAVRGKIKTLEQSLQSLLKEKSSLLDEKASLMTQLQEANKNLESLTENNTVMANSLSYVHDQIHMLVVKAKTLEDSCQLLENEKADLIGEKHGLNSRLENTLKRLEELGRHHGELEGRYTALEKERDSTLRKVQELQTSLEVARQEHGNYMQISESRLIGVEAEMRDLHEECWWRKRELDEVIDNAMIFEIEIFVLQKTAQELKLNNFSLMKRNEQLLEKSTLFEKTVLQLEKSKVEQQVEIKSLSDQASSLRAGTRQLLKVLNIVQNPALMDKAGQHHFYFNQLFSTIQDLKTSLCKAEEENQHRAVELSVLVEWIRQLRHEAQNLDVEKSNIEHEFKERSEQLSSVQIEVIKHLETNENLRLKVKEGECMKEALMIQIEDLQRNVMDMQGTCETLRREKSEVYDEKRSLMEKFLHLEEENCVLCDKVLALDNHSLILRCCAEEKSKAVRELGEDRNKLHDVNCVLVGKLSSAEGRLEESNIENFHLKQQLQRSENELKIIATVKDQLSDDIENGKNVLHQMKLELQEAEQKINIVEKKKFELHKIVEELKFESNEFKTIRDDQENQIFNLSTTNDHLSVENNRLREASQILEGKLHDLHEELKKSKSNGKNLKNELKMKEEEIDELEIQATSAFGQLQYSMVYQLLFKQKFHELEGACLDYIDQNEGLKNQLAAFRPEIVSLKECVASLENHTDRQIKLQNPEDDELQGAEVINDLQGIDFNEDEKFPMQDMLSDLRDLHSRLQAYEKASAATREAMVQERIDLHSKLDTSSRQIEFLKSESWRYRRSLKQTSEISEAENTLLMKDIMLDQISNGSPYGISSRETIDTDNQIVELPENIDPIKNHKAGFLASDVPIVKDSSMDKLEISKIFSGPVQEENKKKVLERLDSDVQKLANLQITVQDLKRKLQVTEKGGKAVIECEALKGKLEEADVAIIKLFDFNGRLIKTVEHSTFSDVKSSFDLEGDGNARRRVSEQARRMSEKIGRLQLEVQKLQFILLKLSDEKEAKPNISDIKRRVILRDYLYGGRTGQGRKKAPYCGCFEPSTVDH, encoded by the exons AGATGTACTACAAGAAACGTCCCGAGCTTATGAGAATGGTCGAGGAGTTCTATAGAGCGTATCGTGCATTGGCTGAAAGATATGATCATGCAACTGGTGTGATTCGACATGCACAGCGAACTATGGCAGAAGCTTTTCCAAATCAAGTCCCTTCTATGTTTGCTGATGATTCACCGGTGTTTTCTGGAACCGATCCTAGAACACCTTGTGAGGATGCTTTCAAACAGAATGGAGAATTCACTGATGAATCTGATACCGTTGCAAGAAGGAGGGCTTTAAAACAGCAGCTTAACGACCCCTTTGGGTCAGTTGACAAGGTGAGGAAGGGCCTTAATTTCGATGAAACGGAGGAAATAGAGAATACCCGGtttgaaaaattatcaaaaccTGATGAAGAACGTGAATCTGAGGAAATCCTAAAGTTGAAGGAATTCATTGCCAAATTGGAAAGTGAGAAGGAAACTGGCCTTGTTCAATATCAAGAGAGTGTAGATAAACTGTCCCAGCTTGAATTGGAAATTTCTCAAACTCGAGAAGATTTCAGAGTGTACGTCGACCGCGCAACTAAAGCTGAAAACGAAGTTGTTATCTTGAAGGAATCACTGTCTCAACTAGAATCTGAAAAACAGTTGAAGCTTCAAGAATATGAAAGATCTTTGGAAAGGTTATCCGATCTAGAGGCTATTATCTCTACTGCTCGAGAGGATACCGAGAAATCCAATCAAAGAGCTCACGTTGCTGAAACAGAAGCACAATCCTTGAGAGTTGAACGGGATAAGATGTCCGTCGAAAAGGATGCAGCTCTTGGTCAGTACTTGCAATCATTGGAGGCGATATCAAACTTAGAGAACAAACTACGAGTCACTGAAGAGGATGCTAGTCAGTTGAAAGAGAGAGCAGAAAAGGTGGAGAGTGAAATTGAAATTCTTAAACAAACCATTTCAAAATTAACTGATGACAAGGAGGCTGCAGCTCTTCAATACCAGCAATGCTTGGATACGATTTCCAGTCTAGAGGACAAACTTACACGTGCACAAGACGAGGCCAAACTCCTTAATCTAGAGATTGATAGTGGAgtatccaagttaaatggtgcTGAAGAAAAATGTCTCCTGTTAGAAAGATCGAATCAGTCTCTCCACTCTCAGTTGGAGTCTTTGATGTTGAAGATGGGAACACAAACTCAAGATCTTACTGAGAAGCAGAAGGAATTAGGACAAATATGGGCTTGCTTACAAGAAGAACGGTTACGGTTTGTGGAGGCTGAGACTGCTTTTCAGACTTTGCAGCATTTGCACGCCCAAACTCAGGAAGAGCTGCGATCTATGGCTTCCGAGCTGCAGAAGAGGGCTCAACTTTTGGACGTTTCACAGACCCATAATCAGAGTTTGCAAGATGAAGTTCTCAAGGTAAAGGAGGAGAACAAACATCTTGATGAGTTCAATGCATCTTCAGCCTCATCGATCAAGGAGATGCAAAATGAGATTTccgatttaaaaaattcaaaagggAAACTTGAGGAGGAAGTTGAACATCGAGTAGATGAAAGAAATGCATTGCAGCAAGAAATATATTGCCTAAAAGAGGAATTGAATGATATGCAAAAGAAGCATCATTCGGTTGTGGACCAGGTGCACATGGTCGGCTTGAATCCAGTCTCCTTTGGACTATCAGTGAGGGAATTGCAGGATGAGAATTCCAACTTGAAAGAAACTTGGGACAGAGAAAGAAGGGATAAAGAAGCTCTCATGGCGAAACTGGAAATTATGGAGCAGCTTCTTGAGAAAAATGCTGTCTTGGAAACCTCCCTATCTGATTTGAATGCTGAGCTAGATGCAGTCAGAGGAAAGATCAAAACATTAGAGCAGTCCTTACAATCTCTTCTGAAGGAGAAATCCTCCCTTCTTGACGAGAAAGCCTCTCTCATGACCCAACTACAGGAAGCAAACAAGAATTTGGAGAGCCTCACAGAGAATAACACCGTTATGGCAAATTCCCTTTCTTATGTTCACGATCAGATCCATATGTTAGTGGTTAAAGCAAAAACATTAGAAGATTCATGCCAGTTGCTAGAAAATGAGAAGGCTGATCTCATCGGTGAGAAGCACGGTTTAAATTCTCGGCTAGAAAACACACTGAAAAGATTGGAAGAGCTTGGAAGACATCATGGAGAGCTAGAAGGAAGATACACAGCTCTTGAGAAAGAAAGAGACTCAACTCTTCGCAAAGTTCAAGAGCTTCAGACATCTTTGGAGGTAGCAAGGCAAGAACATGGCAATTACATGCAGATTAGTGAGTCGCGGTTAATAGGTGTCGAAGCTGAAATGCGTGATTTGCACGAAGAATGTTGGTGGAGAAAGAGAGAACTTGATGAAGTGATAGATAATGCcatgattttcgaaattgagATATTTGTCTTGCAAAAAACTGCTCAAGAGCTGAAACTAAATAATTTCTCCTTGATGAAAAGGAATGAACAACTTTTGGAGAAATCCACTTTGTTTGAAAAGACCGTGTTACAGTTAGAGAAGAGCAAAGTTGAGCAACAAGTTGAAATTAAATCTTTGTCCGACCAAGCTTCAAGTCTGAGAGCTGGCACTCGTCAGTTATTGAAAGTTCTGAACATTGTTCAGAATCCTGCATTAATGGATAAAGCTGGACAACACCATTTTTATTTCAACCAGCTGTTTAGTACTATTCAAGATCTGAAAACGTCACTCTGCAAAGCCGAGGAAGAAAATCAACATCGGGCCGTTGAATTATCAGTTCTTGTTGAGTGGATTAGGCAGCTAAGACATGAGGCACAAAATCTTGATGTGGAAAAAAGCAATATCGAGCATGAGTTCAAGGAAAGATCTGAGCAGCTCTCATCTGTACAGATTGAGGTAATTAAACACCTCGAGACAAATGAAAATTTGAGGCTAAAAGTGAAGGAAGGAGAATGCATGAAGGAAGCACTAATGATTCAGATTGAAGATTTACAGAGAAATGTAATGGATATGCAAGGCACCTGTGAGACCTTGCGAAGAGAAAAATCAGAAGTTTATGATGAGAAAAGATCCTTGATGGAGAAATTTTTACATTTGGAAGAGGAAAATTGTGTGTTGTGCGATAAAGTTTTAGCTTTGGATAATCACTCCTTGATATTGAGATGCTGTGCCGAAGAGAAATCGAAGGCAGTTAGAGAATTGGGTGAAGATCGAAATAAACTTCATGATGTGAATTGTGTTCTTGTGGGGAAGTTAAGCTCGGCAGAGGGAAGGTTGGAAGAatcaaatattgaaaatttccaCCTCAAGCAGCAATTGCAGAGATCAGAGAATGAGCTGAAGATTATTGCTACTGTCAAAGATCAGCTGTCTGACGATATTGAAAATGGGAAAAATGTGCTACATCAGATGAAATTAGAACTTCAAGAAGCTGAACAAAAGATAAACATAgttgaaaaaaagaaatttgaatTGCATAAAATTGTGGAAGAGTTGAAATTTGAGAGCAATGAGTTTAAGACTATCAGAGATGACCAAGAGAATCAGATTTTCAATCTTTCCACAACGAATGACCATTTGAGCGTGGAGAATAATCGTCTGCGTGAAGCAAGTCAGATTCTGGAAGGTAAGCTTCATGATTTGCATGAAGAGCTCAAGAAGAGCAAAAGCAATGgaaaaaatctgaaaaatgaGCTGAAAATGAAAGAAGAGGAGATTGACGAGTTGGAAATTCAGGCTACATCAGCTTTTGGCCAATTACAGTACTCCATGGTCTATCAACTTCTTTTCAAGCAAAAGTTTCACGAGCTCGAAGGAGCATGTCTGGACTATATTGATCAAAACGAAGGTCTCAAAAATCAACTTGCGGCATTTCGCCCTGAAATTGTTTCCTTGAAGGAATGTGTAGCCTCCCTGGAGAACCATACAGATCGACAGATTAAGCTTCAGAATCCTGAAGATGATGAACTGCAG gGTGCTGAAGTTATAAATGATTTGCAAGGAATTGATTTCAATGAGGATGAGAAGTTCCCAATGCAAGATATGCTGTCAGACTTGCGTGACCTGCATTCCAGACTTCAGGCCTATGAAAAGGCATCAGCTGCAACAAGGGAGGCCATGGTTCAAGAAAGGATCGATCTACATTCTAAATTGGACACTTCATCAAGGCAAATTGAGTTTCTAAAATCAGAGAGTTGGCGTTACAGAAGAAGTTTGAAGCAAACATCTGAAATCTCCGAGGCCGAAAATACGCTTCTGATGAAAGACATAATGCTTGATCAGATATCGAATGGTTCACCTTATGGAATCAGCAGTAGAGAAACGATTGATACGGATAATCAAATTGTTGAGTTACCAGAAAATATAGATCCCATAAAGAACCATAAAGCTGGGTTTCTTGCCTCAGATGTACCAATTGTCAAAGATTCGAGCATGGACAAGTTAGagatctcaaaaatattttctgggCCTGTTCAAGAAGAGAACAAGAAGAAGGTGTTGGAACGGCTGGACTCTGATGTTCAGAAACTGGCGAATCTGCAAATCACAGTTCAAGATTTGAAGAGAAAACTTCAGGTTACAGAAAAGGGTGGCAAAGCTGTGATTGAATGTGAAGCGCTGAAGGGTAAGCTTGAAGAAGCTGATGTAGCCATCATAAAATTGTTTGATTTCAATGGCAGATTGATAAAAACAGTTGAACATAGCACTTTCTCTGATGTTAAGTCATCGTTTGACTTAGAAGGGGATGGAAATGCAAGGAGAAGGGTGTCTGAGCAGGCACGACGGATGTCTGAAAAAATCGGGAGGCTGCAGCTGGAGGTACAAAAATTGCAgtttattttactcaagctcaGTGATGAAAAAGAAGCAAAACCTAATATATCAGATATAAAACGAAGAGTTATTCTGCGTGATTATCTGTACGGAGGAAGAACTGGCCAGGGCCGGAAGAAGGCACCGTATTGTGGATGCTTCGAGCCTTCCACTGTTGATCATTGA